CCATAAACATCATAATGAAAGAAAAGAACGGAAGTCCCCACGAACCTTTTGTATGTACCCACTTCTCCCCTACTACTTCACTATGAGACGTTAAAAGAACACCAAATACATACACAAGACCAAGCAATATAATGATTGACGCAAGCATCTCTACCCATTTAACCGCGTGGAAGCTGTACAGCGAAAGAACAATTTGCAGCAGTTGAATGATAATAAAACAAAGAACAAGATTGTCAAAAGACCCTTTGCTCACAATTTTACCAATTTCGTTTAAAGCTGTACCGCCTGTCCAGCTTTGGAAACCATACCAAATGATAGCTGGAATACCTCGTAAAAGAGACGAGATGACGGATCCTTTTATTCCAAAAGACATTCGAAGCTGCATCACATACGGTATACCCGTCTTATAGCCAATTCGATCGTTTAACACAAAAAAAGTAGAAATAATACCAATGGCAATAATGGCTGCCACAAACGTTTGAAAAAGATTTAATACCGCTGTACCCGCAATTACTAAGCTCGCACCAAGCGTCATATTTCCTAAATTAACGCCGTCTCCAATCCACATAAACATATAGGACAGCGGTGTTAGCTTTCGATCACTTTCCGCTTTTGGCTTTAGTGACGGATCAAGACCCCTATCTTGATGAGAATGTACCTCTTCTATAACGGTACTTGTTGCATTTGTAGACACTATACACTCAACTCCTTTTTTATGGTGATTCCACGCCCTAACCTAACATCAAATGTAAGTTAACTTAACATGTACATAGTGTATACGAATTGCAGTGTAAGTTCATCATTATTTATGTGAATTTTCTGATATTAATTTGTGCAACTTGACTAATTGTTGACCTCAGTTCGTAACAAACAAAAGTTGATAATAAAAAATCCAAGCGCTTACAATAAGCGCTTGGATGAGTCACTCAGTATTTATTTTTCACAGGCAATGTAGTCTTTATCTCGATCTAGCTTTGTATTGGCATCATACAGTGCTTTTGATACGTACGGTTTGTACTTTGTTTTGCCGCCTTTATTCTTTACATTAGCCGCACGAGCTACGCCGCCTTTGTAGTCTTTGTTTAATTCGGTACAGTTTTTGTAAGATTTAGCTGCCGCATCTACGTTTGAAACCATGCCAAAAGATACGCTTGTTAATAAACCGAAAGATAGAACAATTGGAAAAATCTTTTTCATAAGAGATACTTCCTTCCTATATTTTGTCTCATTAATAATAGAATGTTCTATCAATCTTTTCAATCTTTTTTTTTTACATTTAAACTACTATTATCCATTTTTTATTTATGAGTAACTTTAAGAGCCTTGACCGCTTGTTTAGCCGCTTCTGCAATCAGTTTATCATGATACTCCGCATCTTTTTCCGTACGATCGGAAAGGATCGCAAGAACAATTGGATCTCCGTTTGGCGGCCAAAGAATGGCAATATCATTTCGCGTCGCGTAGGAGCCTGCGCCTGTCTTATCGGCTACTTCCCAGCTTTTTGGCACGCCCGCTCGTATCAAGGCATCCCCTGTCGTATTTCGT
The genomic region above belongs to Priestia megaterium and contains:
- a CDS encoding excalibur calcium-binding domain-containing protein is translated as MKKIFPIVLSFGLLTSVSFGMVSNVDAAAKSYKNCTELNKDYKGGVARAANVKNKGGKTKYKPYVSKALYDANTKLDRDKDYIACEK